TTCAAAAAAACCTCCTTGGTAAGGGTGACCGCGACCAGCGGCGGCACACGCAAACTACCGCGCACGCTTCGCTGCTCGCGCAAAAAACCGGCGAGCAGCAATCCGTCGAGCTGCTCGTCCCATTCCTCGGAGAAGGCCAGCCCGATACGCCTGCGGCCCATACACGTGAGATTTTGCCACGCGATCCGCGCCGCGTGAAACTGATGGCTGCACGCCCGGTGCAGATTCGGCTGCCTCAGCAAATACCCGCAGGTGGCGCAGGCAAACCGCTCCCACGCCAGGTCAATCGGCATGCCCGCCGCGGGCGGCGGCGGGATGATGATGCCGCGTATGTTCCGGTGCCAGAGAATGTCGCTCATGCGATGCCCCGTCATGCCGGGCTCGCCCAGCCAGAATTCCTCCAGCCGGTAGCCCAGGTGCGCGGCCCGCTCGCTGGCGCCGCGAAAAATGTCCATGTTGGTGGGAAACTTTCGCCAGCCATTCTTGGTGGCATGAATGGTCAGCCACCCGATCGGTGTGGTTCCCGCCGTGCGGCTGGCGCGCAGCCGGGCCATTAACTGCGACACCACCGGATCGGGCCGGTAGCCCAGTTTCTCCGCCAGTTTCTTGATGCGCTGTCGCTCCGCCGCCGATACCGCCGGGTCGTCACGCAGCGCCCGTGAGACGGTCATGAGGCTCACTCCCGCCGCGTTTGCCACACTGGCCATGGTGATCCGAATTTGATTCGCAGGGGTATTCTTCATTCGGGTGCTTCATGCCCGTCCCATTTTGCCGGCGCAAGCTGTTTCATGGCGCGCGCCCAAGGATTGTTACGCTAACAGAAAATCTCCCTCCACAGTCCCGCAGCGGTTGCCTACATGGTGTCCGACATTACGGCTCACGCCTTGGTTTCCCCCACCCGAAAATCACATCTCGCCACACCGACACCACCCGGTCGCGATCCCATGAAAACCCACTGTGCAACAAATCCTCTCTTCCCGCCCATGAACACACGCCACACCTCCACCGTCGGACGACGAATCCTCCCGTTCGTTGTCATGTCAGCCGTCACCTGCGCGCTTGCGTCGCCCATCCTGCGCGCCACGGTCGTCTTCAACGATACCGCCGAAAACAAAGACAACTGGGTGGACAATTATCCCAGCGGCGGCGGCGCGGCCTCGTTCGCGCGGTTCATCGCCACCGGCGGGGAATTTCAATACACCGGGGGCAACACCGAAACTAATCTCGTGGCTGGCACCAGTGAATTTTTTTCGGCCAACGACAACCTGGAACTGTCATTCGACGGCTTCTTTGCCACCGCCTCCAATGGCAGCGCGCTAATCGTTGACATCGGTCTCGCCACCAATGCCATCGCCACCGCCAATGTGAAACTGGGGCTGAAGTTCACCGCAAGCGGATCAAATGCCAAGCTGGTGTATAATAACACCGAATACTCCCTTGCCGGCAACCGCCCTGTCGCCGGCAGCGCCGCAAACGGGAAGGCGTCCATCAAAATCGCCTACCAAATCGACGGCGGCGGCACCGTGACCGTCACCCAGCTTGCCGGGACTTACCTGCCCGCCGGTTCTTCCACGGCAACCGCCGTGCCGCCGGGCGGCGTGGTTTTATATAACGGCAGCCCGAGCGGCTCGCCGATTGATTTCGGCACCGGTTTGCGCATAAGGCTTGTCGGGCGCAATTCCGGCAGTGGCGGCATCACCACCCCCGTGACCATTGACAACATAAAACTGGCGATGGACGAGGGCGGCGGTGACGGCGTGACCTCCTCCTGGCCGGCCGCCGCTCAGCGTGGCGTGAATGCCGGCAACTGGCTGACCTCTTACGAAATGGGCCAGACTCTTGCCCCCTGGGGCACAAAACTCATGCGCTTGCAGCTCCTCGGCTCGGCCCCGCAATTCACGCCCGAGCAGGACGGTGTCAGCGGCGAGTGGACTTTTCCCACCGCCGGCTGGACCGCCATTGATACTTTTCTGACCGCAGCAAAAAGCAACAACATGAAGGTCGTCCTCGACCTCCACGGCTGCTCGCACTTTTTCCCCAACAGCAACTACAACACATGGTCGCAGGAGCCGGGCGCGCCGGGCATCGCCAACAAGAACAAACTCGTCAGCCTCTGGAAAACCATCGCCACCCGTTACAAGGACGAGCGCGATGCCATCGCCGGCTACGAAATCCTCAACGAGCCGATCGCTGGCGGAGACTTGGACAAGGAAAACGGCGCGGCTCCGCTCGACGGCGCCGACGCGTGGAACACCATCCTCACCGAGGTCATCGCGGCCATCCGCGCGATAGACACTTACCACGCCGTCGTGGTCGAGCCGGTCGGCTACGCCAACCAAGCCTACCTCAAGCGCCTGAAATACTTCGATCCGTCAACAACGCCGGGCATTGTCTATAGTGTCCACATCTATTCCCCGCACGAATACGCCGAGCAGGGCACTGTCAGCATCCAGCCCCCTTGGAAATTCGGCTTCGACGGCATCATCGTCAACGGCACCGCCGTCGGCTCGGGCTATTATTATCCGGGGCTGGTTGACTTCGTCACCAAATACACCGTGCCTTACGAATACGAGACGACCGTGCTCGACAAGGACTACCTGCGCACCCGAGTCGCCCCCATCCTGGAATTTCAAAACCAGCACAAGGGGGCGCGTATTTACGTCGGCGAGTTCGGCGCCGTCCGCCACGCCCCCATCAACCTCGCCGGACAAGACAGCACCTGGACATTTCTGCGGGACTATCTTTCCTTGTTTTATAACGACACCCCGTCCGTCAGCCATCCGCATTGGGACTGGACGATCCACGCCTTCCAGTTTTCCGCCAACGACCTCTACACCGGCCTGCAATATGACAATATAAAGGAAAGCACCACGCGGCATGCCGACACCAACAAGATTCGCCTGTATAAACATTATCTGAACCCGGAAAACGACACCGTCGCCCCGCCCGAGTATGTTGATACGCTGCCGGACGCGGCCATCCCGGAGACACCGCCGCCCACGCCCTACGGGCTCACCGCCACGGCCCCCGGCTCCGGCCAGGTCGAGCTCGCATGGATCCCCTCCTCCCGCGCCGAGAAATACAAGATATGTTATTCCACCTCCGGCAGCGGCGGTCCCTTTGCCGAGCTCGCCGTGGTTGACCAACCGTCCGCCGCCGCGCTCGCCAGCGGTTCCTACACCATGGGATACATCGACGGCGAGGACTCGCCGCTGCCCACGGACGCCGTCTATTATTATACTGTTTCCGCCACCAATGCCCACGGGGAAAGCGCCCCCTCCGCCCCCGCCGGCGTGACCGTCAGCGGCGTGTATATACCGGTGATAAACGAGCAGCCCCAATCGGTCTCCCCCCCGCTGGGCGTCTCCGCGACGCTCTCCGTCACCCTCAAGTCAACCGTCGGCGTGACCGGTTATCAATGGAGCAAGGACGGCCAGCCCGTCGTCAGCGGCACCAACGCCACCCTCGTGCTCGCCGGCACCCCCGCCGACGCCGGTGTTTACACAGTGACCATCACCGGGCTGGACGGTCCGGCTGTCAGCACTTCCGCCACCGTCACCATCCAGCCCGACGCCGCCAGCCTTTTCAACACCCCCGTCGCGCTCGCCGCCACCGACGCTGGCGAAATCCACGTGGCCGACTCCACGAGGCACATTGTGCAAACGCTCAAGACGGACAACACCGTTTACACATTCCTTGGCGCGCCCGGCTCCACCGGCGCCGTTGACAACAGCGGCACCCACGCCCGCCTCAACGCCCCCTCCGGCCTCGCCGTGTGCTCCGGCACGCTGTATATAGCCGACACCGGCAACAACTCCCTTCGCGCCAGCGGCGTCGGCGGCTCCCTGAAAACCATCGCCATTGCCCTCAACCGCCCCGCCGGCCTCGCCGCCGACAGCGCCGGCAATGTATACA
This genomic stretch from Termitidicoccus mucosus harbors:
- a CDS encoding LacI family DNA-binding transcriptional regulator, encoding MASVANAAGVSLMTVSRALRDDPAVSAAERQRIKKLAEKLGYRPDPVVSQLMARLRASRTAGTTPIGWLTIHATKNGWRKFPTNMDIFRGASERAAHLGYRLEEFWLGEPGMTGHRMSDILWHRNIRGIIIPPPPAAGMPIDLAWERFACATCGYLLRQPNLHRACSHQFHAARIAWQNLTCMGRRRIGLAFSEEWDEQLDGLLLAGFLREQRSVRGSLRVPPLVAVTLTKEVFLKWYNQHRPDAVLGFPDACDWLREEGIRVPGECEIALINIEDGDKNSIGVNHHMRELGAAVMDLVIEQLNANQTGVPAVPKVTLVECAWRPSSK
- a CDS encoding cellulase family glycosylhydrolase → MNTRHTSTVGRRILPFVVMSAVTCALASPILRATVVFNDTAENKDNWVDNYPSGGGAASFARFIATGGEFQYTGGNTETNLVAGTSEFFSANDNLELSFDGFFATASNGSALIVDIGLATNAIATANVKLGLKFTASGSNAKLVYNNTEYSLAGNRPVAGSAANGKASIKIAYQIDGGGTVTVTQLAGTYLPAGSSTATAVPPGGVVLYNGSPSGSPIDFGTGLRIRLVGRNSGSGGITTPVTIDNIKLAMDEGGGDGVTSSWPAAAQRGVNAGNWLTSYEMGQTLAPWGTKLMRLQLLGSAPQFTPEQDGVSGEWTFPTAGWTAIDTFLTAAKSNNMKVVLDLHGCSHFFPNSNYNTWSQEPGAPGIANKNKLVSLWKTIATRYKDERDAIAGYEILNEPIAGGDLDKENGAAPLDGADAWNTILTEVIAAIRAIDTYHAVVVEPVGYANQAYLKRLKYFDPSTTPGIVYSVHIYSPHEYAEQGTVSIQPPWKFGFDGIIVNGTAVGSGYYYPGLVDFVTKYTVPYEYETTVLDKDYLRTRVAPILEFQNQHKGARIYVGEFGAVRHAPINLAGQDSTWTFLRDYLSLFYNDTPSVSHPHWDWTIHAFQFSANDLYTGLQYDNIKESTTRHADTNKIRLYKHYLNPENDTVAPPEYVDTLPDAAIPETPPPTPYGLTATAPGSGQVELAWIPSSRAEKYKICYSTSGSGGPFAELAVVDQPSAAALASGSYTMGYIDGEDSPLPTDAVYYYTVSATNAHGESAPSAPAGVTVSGVYIPVINEQPQSVSPPLGVSATLSVTLKSTVGVTGYQWSKDGQPVVSGTNATLVLAGTPADAGVYTVTITGLDGPAVSTSATVTIQPDAASLFNTPVALAATDAGEIHVADSTRHIVQTLKTDNTVYTFLGAPGSTGAVDNSGTHARLNAPSGLAVCSGTLYIADTGNNSLRASGVGGSLKTIAIALNRPAGLAADSAGNVYMADRDNHQIRKFAPGGAVSLVAGSGTAGHADAAGALASFKSPAGLALFETGGTDGYLYVVDTGNHALRVITLATGSVTTFSGAPGEPAGHADATGTNARFDSPGGLVVDADGDLYLADTGNSVIRKITPTGVVITLAGAPGHAGFKDATGTNAWFDHPRDITLTATGTLVVADTGNRALRAISAADAVTTLVVTSGTAPTLDPPASAVPEIPPFNPPQGKRGGGAPSWWLVTALAVLLAARAFASRHLHGTRFQRIGG